The Coffea arabica cultivar ET-39 chromosome 8e, Coffea Arabica ET-39 HiFi, whole genome shotgun sequence genome window below encodes:
- the LOC140012644 gene encoding zinc finger BED domain-containing protein RICESLEEPER 2-like — MDLVDYYYRQIHGHNAEKYIQRVRSTFVDLYMDYGGELLPSLDLWNSESVEKSSSSNDALSDFDEWYFESCSSSLHANQNSEFDQYLEEQKFPRKDNFDILEWWKANCPKFPILAKMVSDIFAVLATIVASESACSVGGRVIDETRAKLLPDVVETLVTIDDWIESKKKMRLDCETSTNIEA, encoded by the exons ATGGATTTGGTGGATTATTATTATAGACAAATTCATGGACATAACGCTGAAAAATACATTCAACGGGTTCGTAGTACTTTTGTTGATTTGTATATGGATTATGGAGGTGAACTTTTACCATCATTAGATCTTTGGAACAGTGAAAGTGTTGAGAAAAGTAGTTCAAGTAATGATGCATTGAGTGACTTTGATGAATGGTACTTCGAGTCTTGCTCATCTAGCCTTCATGCAAATCAAAATTCAGAATTCGATCAATACTTGGAAGAGCAAAAGTTTCCAAGAaaggacaattttgatattttagaatGGTGGAAAGCTAATTGTCCAAAATTCCCTATTTTGGCAAAAATGGTAAGTGATATATTCGCTGTTCTGGCCACTATAGTTGCATCAGAATCTGCATGTAGTGTTGGTGGTAGAGTGATTGATGAGACTCGTGCCAAATTACTTCCAGATGTGGTTGAAACATTAGTGACTATTGATGATTGGattgaatcaaagaaaaaaatga GGCTCGATTGCGAGACATCTACCAATATTGAGgcttaa